The following proteins are encoded in a genomic region of Gossypium hirsutum isolate 1008001.06 chromosome D05, Gossypium_hirsutum_v2.1, whole genome shotgun sequence:
- the LOC107907004 gene encoding glycine dehydrogenase (decarboxylating), mitochondrial yields MERARKVANRAILKRLVNESKQSRNGEMSSRSPVSYTPSRYVSSLSPFGSKNHSRSDSLGARNVSNNVGFGVGSPIRSISVEALKSSDTFPRRHNSATPEEQTKMAESCGFDSLDALIDATVPKAIRIDSMKFPKFDGGLTESQMIEHMKDLESKNKIFKSFIGMGYYNTHVPPVILRNIMENPAWYTQYTPYQAEISQGRLESLLNFQTMITDLTGLPMSNASLLDEGTAAAEAMAMCNNIVKGKKKTFIIANNCHPQTIDICKTRADGFDLKVVTADLKDIDYSSGDVCGVLVQYPGTEGEILDYGEFVKNAHAQGVKVVMATDLLALIMLKPPGELGADIVVGSAQRFGVPMGYGGPHAAFLATSQEYKRMMPGRIIGVSVDSSGKPALRMAMQTREQHIRRDKATSNICTAQALLANMAAMYAVYHGPEGLKTIAQRVHGLAGAFAVGLKKLGNIEVQGLPFFDTVKVTCADAHAIADAAYKSEINLRVVDAKTITVSFDETTTLDDLDKLFKVFAGGKPVSFTAASLAPEVENAIPSGLLRQSSYLTHQIFNMYHTEHELLRYLHKLQSKDLSLCHSMIPLGSCTMKLNATTEMMPVTWPGFTDIHPFAPSEQAQGYQEMFNNLGDLLCTITGFDSFSLQPNAGAAGEYAGLMVIRAYHKSRGDHHRNVCIIPVSAHGTNPASAAMCGMKIVPVGTDSKGNINIEELRKAAEANRDKLSALMVTYPSTHGVYEEGIDEICRIIHDNGGQVYMDGANMNAQVGLTSPGFIGADVCHLNLHKTFCIPHGGGGPGMGPIGVKKHLAPFLPSHPVVSTGGIPAPDKSHPLGTISAAPWGSALILPISYTYIAMMGSKGLTDASKIAILNANYMAKRLENYYPVLFRGVNGTVAHEFIVDLRGFKNTAGIEPEDVAKRLMDYGFHGPTMSWPVPGTLMIEPTESESKAELDRFCDALISIREEIAQIENGKADIHNNVLKGAPHPPSLLMGDAWTKPYTREYAAFPASWLRTAKFWPTTGRVDNVYGDRNLICTLLPVSQMVEEEAAANA; encoded by the exons ATGGAGCGCGCAAGGAAGGTGGCTAACAGGGCAATCCTGAAACGTTTGGTTAATGAATCCAAGCAATCACGCAATGGTGAAATGAGTTCTAGATCACCTGTTTCCTACACTCCATCAAGGTATGTATCTTCATTGTCACCTTTTGGTTCCAAGAATCATAGCAGATCAGATTCATTAGGTGCTAGAAATGTGTCGAACAATGTTGGTTTTGGTGTTGGGTCACCAATTCGATCCATTTCTGTCGAGGCATTGAAATCAAGCGATACTTTTCCTCGCCGCCATAACTCTGCAACCCCTGAAGAGCAGACCAAGATGGCTGAGTCATGTGGGTTTGATAGCCTCGACGCTCTTATTGACGCAACCGTGCCTAAAGCTATACGTATTGATTCCATGAAGTTTCCCAAGTTTGATGGAGGATTAACTGAGAGCCAAATGATTGAACACATGAAAGATTTGGAATCAAAGAACAAgatttttaagtcttttattggAATGGGTTATTATAACACTCACGTTCCTCCCGTGATTTTGAGGAATATAATGGAGAATCCAGCTTGGTACACTCAATACACTCCGTACCAGGCCGAGATATCTCAAGGACGCCTTGAGTCTTTGCTTAATTTCCAAACTATGATTACGGATCTTACTGGATTGCCTATGTCAAATGCTTCGTTGCTTGATGAGGGAACTGCAGCTGCTGAGGCAATGGCCATGTGTAACAACATAGTGAAAGGAAAGAAGAAGACTTTTATTATTGCAAACAATTGTCATCCTCAGACAATTGATATTTGTAAGACAAGAGCTGATGGTTTTGATCTTAAAGTTGTTACTGCAGATCTTAAGGATATTGATTACAGCTCTGGTGATGTTTGTGGGGTTTTGGTTCAGTATCCGGGTACCGAGGGTGAGATTTTGGACTATGGGGAGTTCGTTAAGAACGCTCATGCACAGGGTGTTAAGGTTGTCATGGCAACTGATTTGTTAGCATTGATAATGTTGAAGCCCCCAGGTGAACTTGGAGCAGATATAGTTGTTGGCTCAGCACAGAGGTTCGGGGTGCCGATGGGGTACGGTGGCCCTCACGCTGCTTTTTTGGCTACTTCCCAAGAGTACAAGAGGATGATGCCAGGGCGAATTATTGGTGTTAGTGTCGATTCTTCAGGGAAGCCTGCTTTGCGTATGGCGATGCAAACGAGGGAGCAACATATTCGCAGGGACAAAGCTACTAGCAACATCTGCACAGCTCAA GCATTACTAGCAAACATGGCTGCTATGTATGCTGTTTATCATGGACCAGAGGGCCTAAAAACCATTGCGCAACGTGTCCACGGTCTTGCTGGGGCATTTGCTGTGGGACTGAAAAAACTTGGAAACATTGAAGTTCAAGGTCTTCCCTTCTTTGATACTGTGAAGGTTACATGTGCTGATGCCCATGCTATTGCTGATGCTGCTTACAAGAGTGAGATTAATTTGCGAGTTGTAGATGCCAAAACT ATCACTGTTTCATTTGATGAAACAACTACCTTGGATGACTTGGACAAGCTTTTCAAAGTATTTGCTGGTGGCAAACCA GTCTCATTCACTGCTGCATCTCTTGCACCAGAGGTTGAGAATGCAATTCCTTCTGGGCTATTAAGACAGAGTTCATATCTTACCCACCAAATATTTAACAT GTATCACACAGAACATGAGTTGCTTCGGTACCTTCACAAGTTACAATCAAAGGATCTCTCATTGTGTCATAGTATGATTCCATTAGGATCTTGTACGATGAAACTAAATGCGACAACTGAAATGATGCCCGTGACATGGCCTGGTTTCACTGACATCCACCCTTTTGCCCCTTCTGAACAGGCTCAGGGTTATCAG GAAATGTTCAATAATTTGGGTGACCTGTTGTGTACTATCACCGGGTTTGACTCCTTCTCTTTGCAACCCAATGCTGGCGCTGCTGGCGAGTATGCCGGACTAATGGTTATCCGTGCATATCATAAG TCAAGAGGAGACCATCACCGGAACGTGTGTATCATACCTGTTTCAGCACATGGGACAAATCCGGCCAGTGCTGCAATGTGCGGAATGAAAATTGTTCCTGTAGGAACTGATTCCAAGGGTAACATCAACATTGAAGAATTAAGGAAAGCTGCTGAAGCTAACAGGGACAAGTTATCTGCTCTCATG gTCACTTATCCTTCAACCCATGGAGTGTATGAAGAAGGGATCGATGAGATATGTAGAATAATCCATGACAATGGAGGTCAAGTGTACATGGATGGGGCTAACATGAATGCCCAG GTTGGTTTGACAAGTCCGGGTTTTATTGGAGCAGATGTTTGCCATCTGAATCTCCACAAAACCTTCTGCATTCCACATGGAGGTGGTGGACCTGGCATGGGACCTATTGGTGTCAAGAAGCATTTGGCACCCTTTTTGCCTTCACATCCAGTG GTATCAACTGGAGGTATCCCAGCCCCTGACAAATCACACCCTCTTGGTACCATTTCTGCTGCACCTTGGGGCTCTGCACTTATCTTGCCGATATCATACACTTACATAGCCATGATGGGGTCAAAGGGACTGACTGACGCTTCAAAGATAGCTATTCTGAATGCAAACTACATGGCAAAACGGTTGGAG AACTACTACCCCGTTCTTTTCCGTGGTGTCAATGGAACAGTTGCTCATGAATTCATTGTGGACTTAAGAGGATTTAAG AACACCGCTGGAATAGAACCTGAAGATGTTGCTAAACGTCTTATGGACTATGGATTCCATGGTCCTACAATGTCATGGCCTGTTCCAGGCACACTCATGATTGAACCCACTGAAAGTGAAAGCAAG GCGGAGCTCGATAGGTTCTGTGATGCTCTCATCTCCATTAGGGAAGAAATTGCTCAGATTGAGAATGGAAAAGCTGATATCCACAACAATGTTCTGAAG GGAGCTCCTCATCCACCATCTTTGCTCATGGGTGATGCATGGACAAAGCCATATACACGTGAATACGCCGCTTTCCCTGCTTCCTGGCTTCGTACTGCTAAGTTCTGGCCAACTACAG GACGTGTTGACAATGTATATGGTGATCGCAACCTCATTTGCACCCTTCTCCCAGTGTCGCAGATGGTTGAAGAAGAGGCGGCAGCCAACGCGTAA